From Arachis stenosperma cultivar V10309 chromosome 2, arast.V10309.gnm1.PFL2, whole genome shotgun sequence, one genomic window encodes:
- the LOC130963597 gene encoding putative disease resistance RPP13-like protein 1, giving the protein MPKGMSQLKNLQFLSDYVVGKREENKITELGALADLHQSISIAGLENVVNSSEASMARMFDKDGICSLELSWSPDEDENEVDSQIERDILDKLQPHTNLKELEIRGYRGTTFSDWLGSSSYRNITYLRLDGCRNCCMLPSFGQLPSLKGLRISNFESVEIVGAEFYFYQNDESCLETPFPKLESLSFSSMPCWKEWRSMELNAFPRLRKLTIMECPMLRGDLPNQLPSLQSLWIEKCVEVSCCVPRAPAITTLSISGKHLVGSVVEAITNTQLTCLTSLWISGCSSHIWFPVSAIPPSLHRLTIQECRELEFEMDGQHHSLQELYIRSSCDSLASFSLLDSFPNLVRVEIMYCRNMESIVVSRSLSCLRYLWINHCGSLKSVSTIWMAAPQLQRLSLVGCPEVDLSPTGDGDPHRSLGSLEISYCEKLVSTAAFMNSQFQGLIDLWIEGECESVKCLPKEGWLPASLESLTLEGIKSVETLECKGLAHLTSLHELSIYECPKLENMEGEKLPASLIQLSVSRSPLLDDEIYRGGSVQCTLEGYSSYGKQFNIRSSKGRTEIEAADKQRRECSDISITIGATI; this is encoded by the coding sequence ATGCCGAAAGGCATGAGCCAGTTGAAAAATTTGCAGTTTTTAAGCGACTATGTTGTTGGGAAGCGTGAAGAGAACAAGATCACAGAATTGGGAGCACTTGCAGATCTACACCAATCAATTTCCATTGCCGGTTTGGAGAATGTGGTGAACAGCAGTGAAGCTTCGATGGCAAGAATGTTTGATAAGGATGGCATTTGCTCTTTGGAGTTGAGTTGGTCGCCAGATGAAGATGAGAATGAAGTTGATTCCCAAATAGAAAGAGATATACTCGACAAGTTACAACCTCACACTAATTTGAAAGAACTAGAAATCCGGGGTTACAGGGGTACAACATTTTCAGATTGGTTGGGAAGTTCTTCCTACCGCAACATCACATATCTAAGGCTGGATGGTTGCAGGAATTGTTGTATGCTTCCTTCATTTGGACAACTGCCCTCTTTGAAGGGCTTaagaatttcaaattttgaaagtGTGGAAATTGTGGGTGCTGAGTTTTACTTTTACCAGAACGATGAATCTTGTTTGGAGACTCCATTTCCAAAGCTTGAAAGCCTTTCGTTTTCATCAATGCCTTGCTGGAAGGAGTGGCGTTCAATGGAGTTGAATGCATTTCCTCGACTTAGGAAGCTTACCATAATGGAGTGTCCGATGTTGAGAGGAGATTTGCCAAATCAACTTCCATCTTTGCAATCACTTTGGATTGAGAAGTGCGTTGAGGTGAGTTGTTGTGTTCCAAGGGCTCCTGCGATTACCactctttcaatttcaggaaaGCATCTAGTGGGGTCTGTGGTGGAGGCCATTACCAACACGCAACTGACTTGCCTCACTTCTTTATGGATCTCAGGTTGTTCCTCCCACATATGGTTTCCAGTGAGTGCTATTCCCCCATCACTACACCGCTTGACGATTCAGGAATGCAGAGAATTAGAATTCGAAATGGATGGCCAACACCACTCACTTCAGGAACTATACATACGTAGCAGCTGTGATTCACTTGCGTCCTTCTCCTTGTTGGATTCCTTTCCGAATCTCGTGCGTGTTGAGATCATGTACTGTAGAAACATGGAGTCTATTGTGGTGTCACGCTCTCTTTCATGTCTCCGTTATTTATGGATCAACCATTGTGGGAGTTTGAAATCCGTGTCAACGATATGGATGGCAGCACCTCAGCTACAGCGTCTCTCATTAGTGGGTTGCCCAGAGGTTGATTTGTCTCCTACAGGGGATGGGGATCCACACCGTAGCCTCGGATCTCTTGAAATCAGCTACTGCGAGAAACTAGTGAGCACTGCAGCATTCATGAATTCACAATTTCAAGGGCTTATTGATCTTTGGATTGAAGGTGAATGTGAGAGTGTGAAGTGTCTCCCCAAGGAAGGTTGGTTGCCTGCCTCCCTTGAGTCTCTCACACTGGAAGGCATTAAAAGTGTGGAGACGTTGGAATGCAAGGGACTTGCCCACCTCACCTCCCTCCATGAATTATCTATTTATGAATGTCCCAAGTTGGAGAATATGGAGGGTGAAAAGCTGCCTGCCTCTCTAATACAACTCAGCGTCAGTCGTAGCCCTTTGCTGG
- the LOC130961245 gene encoding putative disease resistance RPP13-like protein 1, with the protein MAEKLYGGAYLSPFVDTVLDNMSSILEEDDSFLESNNLLGRLQNCLYDVAPVLDDAELKQFTDKKVKKWLVDLQDALFMADDLLDELSTKAAIAATQMDPGNSSSWSRLVDSYIEDTGDIEYIVRRLESAVARKNYLRLKETAKVDMSWRIPSTCLVEPSEICGRKEDKEAILKLLLDDDDDAHGDLSVIPIVGMGGIGKTTLAQLLYNDDKMKGNFDFRGWVCVSEEFDVTKVTKTIIEAITKSPCNLNDLNLLQQELKEKLSTRKFFVVFDDAWNEDYEDWNRLLKPFQNGVKGSKILITTRSKKVASAAQTVSPHELSLLSDEDCWLVFSKHARLSTDSMENPILRKVGKDIVKKCDGLPLAAQALGGLLRGNSDVEYWKHILKSEVWKFSNDKIKVVPALRISYYYLPSCLKECFVYCSLYPKDYEFDKDELILLWMAQNFLQPTGRNTLEEVGDEYFNELVARSFLQPHSTLTNIFVMHDLVHDLALMFGGEFYFRAEELQNAVEVDIKTRHLSHNAKGNYPISKLLGVCDRIKHTRTFLEINLEWGIPFNMENAPFMLLSQLKYLRALSFNSFPLESVPDSIGELIHLRYLDLSETYIVTLPESLGNLYNLQTLKLYRCRNLKMLPVCMKDLVNLRHLDIRVTQSLHEMPKGMSQLKNLQFLSDYVVGKREENKITELGVLADLQQSISIAGLENVVNSSEASMARMFDKDGICSLELSWSPDEDENEVDSQIERDILNELQPHCNLKKLEIEGYRGTTFPDWLGHSSYHNITRVKLDGCRNCCMLPSLGQLPSLKHLEIGFFESLGIVGAEFYFYENDESCVETPPFQKLETLLFKSMPCWKEWRSLVFNAFPRLRELTIWKCPSLRGDLPIHLSSLQSLKIEKCDELSCCVPRAPAITTLSISGKHLVGSVVEAITNTQLTCLTSLRISDCSSHIWFPVSAIPPSLQELWIRDCRKLEFEMDGQHHSLQELYIRSSCDSLASFSLLDSFPNLVRIHINYCGNMESIVVSRSLSCLRYLWINHCGSMKSVSTIWMAAPQLEHLELVGCPEIDLSAPGVPHRSLRYLGISYCEKLVSTAVFMNSQFQGLIHLSIEGEYKESVKCLPKEGWLPASLESLELKRIKSVETLECKGLAHLTSLQHLTINECPKLENMEGEKLPASLTQLNIWGSPLLGKRCEMKDPQLWPKISHIPAIQVDGRWIW; encoded by the coding sequence ATGGCTGAAAAACTTTATGGTGGAGCTTACCTCTCTCCCTTTGTTGATACTGTTTTGGACAACATGTCTTCAATACTTGAAGAAGACGACTCTTTCCTCGAAAGCAACAACTTGCTTGGAAGGTTACAGAATTGTCTGTATGATGTTGCACCTGTTCTTGATGATGCTGAGCTGAAGCAGTTCACTGACAAGAAAGTGAAGAAGTGGCTTGTTGATCTTCAAGATGCTCTCTTTATGGCGGATGACTTACTCGACGAACTCTCCACTAAAGCCGCTATTGCTGCCACTCAAATGGATCCAGGTAACTCTTCCTCCTGGTCTCGCCTTGTTGATTCATATATTGAGGATACTGGTGACATCGAATACATAGTTCGAAGACTAGAATCTGCTGTAGCACGCAAAAATTATCTTCGTTTGAAGGAGACCGCAAAGGTGGACATGTCATGGAGAATTCCATCCACATGTCTTGTTGAACCATCGGAGATATGTGGCAGGAAAGAAGACAAGGAGGCCATACTGAAGCTGTTgttggatgatgatgatgatgctcaTGGTGATTTATCTGTCATTCCCATTGTGGGCATGGGCGGAATAGGAAAGACTACTTTGGCCCAATTGCTTTACAATGACGATAAAATGAAGGGGAATTTTGATTTTCGAGGTTGGGTTTGTGTGTCCGAAGAGTTTGATGTCACTAAGGTCACCAAGACTATAATTGAGGCAATAACAAAGAGTCCTTGTAACTTGAATGATTTGAATTTACTTCAACaggaattaaaagaaaaattgtcAACGCGGAAATTCTTTGTTGTCTTTGATGACGCATGGAATGAGGATTATGAAGATTGGAATAGGCTTCTAAAACCTTTTCAGAATGGGGTTAAGGGGAGTAAAATTCTCATAACCACTAGAAGTAAAAAAGTGGCTTCTGCCGCGCAAACGGTTTCACCACATGAACTAAGTTTATTGTCGGATGAAGATTGTTGGCTAGTATTTTCAAAACATGCACGCCTTTCCACTGACTCTATGGAAAATCCAATTCTGAGAAAAGTCGGCAAAGATATTGTAAAGAAGTGTGATGGATTGCCCTTGGCAGCTCAAGCCCTCGGAGGCCTATTGCGTGGAAATTCTGATGTCGAGTATTGGAAGCATATATTGAAGAGTGAGGTATGGAAATTCTCCAATGACAAGATAAAAGTTGTTCCGGCTTTAAGAATCAGTTATTATTATCTTCCTTCATGTCTGAAAGAGTGCTTTGTTTATTGCTCGTTGTATCCGAAGGATTATGAATTTGATAAAGATGAGCTCATCTTGTTATGGATGGCTCAGAATTTTTTACAACCAACTGGGAGAAACACTTTAGAAGAAGTTGGTGATGAATATTTCAATGAATTAGTTGCGCGATCATTTTTGCAACCTCATAGTACTCTGACAAATATATTTGTGATGCATGATCTCGTACATGATTTGGCACTGATGTTTGGTGGAGAATTCTATTTTAGAGCGGAAGAGCTTCAGAATGCAGTTGAGGTTGATATTAAAACTCGTCATTTGTCCCATAATGCTAAAGGCAATTATCCAATCTCAAAACTGTTGGGAGTTTGTGACAGAATAAAACATACAAGAACATTTCTTGAAATCAATCTGGAATGGGGGATTCCATTCAACATGGAAAACGCACCTTTCATGTTGTTGTCACAGTTGAAGTACCTGAGAGCCTTGTCGTTCAATAGCTTTCCTCTAGAGTCTGTACCTGATTCAATAGGTGAGTTGATTCATTTGCGTTACTTGGATCTGTCCGAGACCTACATTGTTACATTGCCGGAGTCATTGGGTAACCTGTATAACTTGCAGACCTTGAAGTTGTATAGGTGTAGAAATCTGAAAATGCTACCTGTTTGCATGAAAGACCTTGTCAATTTGCGCCATCTTGATATTAGAGTGACTCAGTCATTGCATGAGATGCCGAAAGGCATGAGCCAGTTGAAAAATTTGCAGTTTTTAAGCGACTATGTTGTTGGGAAGCGTGAAGAGAACAAGATCACAGAATTGGGAGTACTTGCAGATCTACAGCAATCAATTTCCATTGCCGGTTTGGAGAATGTGGTGAACAGCAGTGAAGCTTCGATGGCAAGAATGTTTGATAAGGATGGCATTTGCTCTTTGGAGTTGAGTTGGTCGCCAGATGAAGATGAGAATGAAGTTGATTCCCAAATAGAAAGAGATATACTGAACGAGTTACAACCTCATTGTAATTTGAAAAAACTAGAAATCGAGGGTTATAGGGGTACAACCTTTCCAGATTGGTTGGGACATTCTTCCTACCACAACATCACCAGAGTAAAACTGGATGGTTGCAGGAATTGTTGTATGCTTCCTTCACTTGGACAATTGCCCTCTTTGAAGCACCTTGaaattggattttttgaaaGTCTGGGGATTGTGGGTGCTGAGTTTTACTTTTACGAGAACGATGAATCTTGTGTGGAGACACCACCATTTCAAAAGCTTGAAACTCTTTTGTTTAAGTCAATGCCTTGCTGGAAGGAGTGGCGTTCATTGGTGTTCAATGCATTTCCTCGACTTAGGGAGCTTACCATATGGAAGTGTCCGTCGTTGAGAGGAGATTTGCCCATTCATCTATCATCTTtgcaatcacttaagattgagAAGTGCGATGAGCTGAGTTGTTGTGTTCCAAGGGCTCCTGCGATTACCactctttcaatttcaggaaaGCATCTAGTGGGGTCCGTGGTGGAGGCCATTACCAACACGCAACTCACTTGCCTCACTTCTCTACGCATCTCAGATTGTTCCTCCCACATATGGTTTCCAGTGAGTGCTATTCCCCCATCACTACAAGAGTTGTGGATACGGGATTGCAGAAAATTAGAATTCGAAATGGATGGCCAACACCACTCACTTCAGGAACTATACATACGTAGCAGCTGTGATTCACTTGCGTCCTTCTCCTTGTTGGATTCCTTTCCGAATCTCGTGCGTATTCATATCAATTACTGTGGAAACATGGAGTCTATTGTGGTGTCACGCTCTCTTTCATGTCTCCGTTATTTATGGATCAACCATTGTGGGAGTATGAAATCCGTGTCGACGATATGGATGGCAGCACCTCAGCTAGAGCATCTCGAATTAGTGGGTTGCCCAGAGATCGATTTGTCTGCTCCAGGGGTTCCACACCGTAGCCTCAGATATCTTGGAATCAGCTACTGCGAGAAACTAGTGAGCACTGCAGTTTTCATGAATTCACAATTTCAAGGGCTTATTCATCTTTCGATTGAAGGTGAATATAAGGAGAGTGTGAAGTGCCTCCCAAAGGAAGGTTGGTTGCCTGCCTCACTTGAGTCTCTGGAACTCAAACGCATTAAAAGTGTGGAGACGTTGGAATGCAAGGGACTTGCCCACCTCACCTCCCTCCAACATTTAACTATTAATGAATGTCCCAAGTTGGAGAATATGGAGGGTGAAAAGCTGCCTGCCTCTCTAACACAACTCAACATCTGGGGAAGCCCTTTGCTGGGCAAACGGTGTGAGATGAAGGATCCACAGCTTTGGCCCAAAATCTCCCACATCCCTGCCATTCAAGTTGATGGCAGATGGATTTGGTAA